The nucleotide sequence TATTCACAAGGACACTCAAAATCAACAAAATGGGAACCCACAACAAAAAGTGAAACGGTACGACGCCTCCGAATCCGAATTTATAAGTCATGATTAATGCCGACATAGCCAATCCCGACATTAAACCGGCAAATGCACCGTTGCGAGTAGAACCCTTCCAAAACAGGCCGACTAAAAACGTCCCGACAATTGGAGGAGCCAGATAAGAAGAGAACTCTTGATAATAGGCGACTAACGATGCAAACTTACCGATCAACGGGGCCCACAATACAGCTACGACCAAAGTAATAAAAGAAGTCCACTGACCTACGCGCACCAAATGCCGGGGGCTGGATTCCGGCCTCCACGACTTATAAAAGTCCATTGTAAACAAAGTAGATACAGAGCTTAATGTCGCACTCAGAGTCGATGTCAGAGCAGAAACCATACAGGCAATCATCACACCAATCAAACCGACAGGCAACAACTTCAAAATCAATCGAGGATATACTTCATTCGTATCGATTCCATATTGAGCCCGCAATGTATTTCCATCTATAATTTCATTGGGCAACGTATCACCCACACCGAACAGATCGATCATTCTGCCCACCATTCCCGGAGCTATGAAAATAAACAAAGTAAACACGTACAAAAAAGCCACGAATAAAAAGCCCAATCGACCCTCATTTACAGTCTTGGCCGACATAACTCGCTGTACTATGACTTGATTATTTCCCCAAAAATAAAATCCCAAAATAGGAATAGACAAAAAAATGGAAAACCAGGGAACCGTAGTATCCGAATTCGGACGAATCAAATTTAACCAAACTCCATCATGGAAATGTTCTACAAAATTTTCCCAGCCTCCGACCGAATTAAAACAAAATATCGACAGCAACACCGACCCTGCAATCAATATTATGGATTGTATCATATCGGCATTGATGGCAGAAGACAATCCCCCTATAATTGTATAAGTACCCGCCATCAAAGCCATTCCTATAATAATCCACATCATATCTATCTCGGGAAAAATAATTTTCAGAATCAAAGCCCCTGTATACAAAGCAGCTCCGGCATCCAAAAACACATTGCCGATAATAGTGATGAACGAAAAATACTTCCGTGAACGATTATCAAAACGCCTTCCCAAATACTCGGGTATCGTATATATACCCGATTTAATATAAAACGGAAGGAAGAATAACGACACAAAAATTATTACGAATATAGCCCCGACATTATAATTAAATACCGCAATACCACTTATAAAACCCTCGCCAGAGTGCCCCATAAGTGTCGAGCTGCTCACACTAGCGGCAAACAAAGAGGACCCAACAACAAACCAATTTTGAGATTTTCCGGCTAAAAAATACTCACTGGCATTTTCATTCTTCCTGTTTTTAAGAGCCCACCAAATGATTCCCACTACAAAAAGAAGTATGACAACTATATCGATATTTGATATATTCAGTTCCATGGGGTATCTTATTTTTTTCTGCTATTCGATTTCACGAAATCGATCAATTCTTGAAAATCACACGTAGCCAAGTTCACCCATTGATCAGAAGCACCATAATAGACATACAAAATATTATCCTTAACTACGGCCCCTGTCGGAAAAACTACCCCCCAACGATATAAACCCTGCGTCTCTTCATACGTTTCCGGTTCAAGAATAAAATCTTTTGTTCTATACAATACCCTTGTCGGATCATTCAAATCGAGAAGAGCGGCGCCAACGCGATAGGTAAAGTTCGCATCTACTCCATGATAAAGCAAAAACCACCCGTCGTCAGTCTTAATAGGAGGAGTATTCCCCCCGATTTTAACCTCCCAATC is from Barnesiella intestinihominis YIT 11860 and encodes:
- a CDS encoding sodium:solute symporter, producing MELNISNIDIVVILLFVVGIIWWALKNRKNENASEYFLAGKSQNWFVVGSSLFAASVSSSTLMGHSGEGFISGIAVFNYNVGAIFVIIFVSLFFLPFYIKSGIYTIPEYLGRRFDNRSRKYFSFITIIGNVFLDAGAALYTGALILKIIFPEIDMMWIIIGMALMAGTYTIIGGLSSAINADMIQSIILIAGSVLLSIFCFNSVGGWENFVEHFHDGVWLNLIRPNSDTTVPWFSIFLSIPILGFYFWGNNQVIVQRVMSAKTVNEGRLGFLFVAFLYVFTLFIFIAPGMVGRMIDLFGVGDTLPNEIIDGNTLRAQYGIDTNEVYPRLILKLLPVGLIGVMIACMVSALTSTLSATLSSVSTLFTMDFYKSWRPESSPRHLVRVGQWTSFITLVVAVLWAPLIGKFASLVAYYQEFSSYLAPPIVGTFLVGLFWKGSTRNGAFAGLMSGLAMSALIMTYKFGFGGVVPFHFLLWVPILLILSVLVNIIVSKCDRNKETDVETYTWNKSVWQDDTRELKTVPWYKNFRYISIALIIIALLEYWWFF